A single region of the Coregonus clupeaformis isolate EN_2021a chromosome 16, ASM2061545v1, whole genome shotgun sequence genome encodes:
- the LOC121585010 gene encoding microprocessor complex subunit DGCR8-like isoform X2, whose protein sequence is MEIDDILPPLPLEPPDDLNSEGLNGKAQPPPPPLQTSSDAEEMDVSSGGDGHTHTPAGDQGLGLLAKGSITLSNNLSDEAESSAPCPRTARHAPPITKFLPELKLLQDIKISVSVVDSSRSKDRKVLYTGIGQGGGVGETSSEGLNGELHDADTELEAVEGSSGLGNGTVDGSAGRRGAEADLENKVEFAVLDELEDFSQDFLHTENVEQGGFRSEEMVQQENADEENLNYSYEEDFDNDVDALLEEGMPMPKKMRLAEGAAEYAGDSDHASDGEGGVQPMMTKIKTVLKSRGRPPTEPLPDGWIMTFHNSGIPVYLHRETRVVTWSRPYFLGTGSIRKHDPPTSSIPCLHYRKMKDHEEKQQNGEVTPNAEVSPVKPGEEADSLERPDEPDSTAQEDPTTVALGLSLGEGEAELETGLVTEGTMERCPVPHGKMPHSCEMAQGALGQFRAKVEVCKDESIEIEEFRSYLEKCFDFEQVTVKKFRTWAERRQFNRDMKRKQAESERPILPANQKLITLSVSDTPTKKEFVINPNGKSEVCILHEYMQRVLKVRPVYNFFECENPSEPFGASVIIDGVTYGTGTASSKKLAKNKAARATLEILIPDFVKQTSEEKLIEGDELEYFNHISIEDSRVYELTNKAGLLSPYQILHECLKRNHGMGDTSIKFEVIPGKNQKSEYVMTCGKHTVRGWCKNKRVGKQLASQKILQMLHPHVKNWGSLLRMYGKESSKMVKKENSDKSVIELQQYAKKNRPNLHILNKLQEEMKKLAKDRAETRKKPKMTIMESAQPGSQPLCTVDV, encoded by the exons ATGGAGATAGATGATATATTACCCCCCTTGCCGTTGGAGCCACCTGATGATTTAAACTCGGAGGGCCTTAATGGTAAAGCGCAGCCTCCACCACCTCCCCTGCAAACGTCCAGTGACGCAGAGGAAATGGACGTTAGCTCTGGTggtgatggacacacacacaccccagcagGGGACCAGGGCCTGGGGCTCCTCGCCAAGGGCTCCATAACCTTAAGTAATAACCTGTCAGATGAGGCCGAATCCAGCGCACCGTGCCCTAGAACAGCCCGCCACGCGCCCCCCATCACCAAGTTCCTGCCAGAgctcaagttactacaagacatTAAGATCAGTGTCAGCGTCGTAGATAGCAGCAGGAGCAAAGATAGGAAGGTGCTGTACACAGGGATAGGTCAGGGTGGTGGTGTAGGGGAGACCAGCTCAGAGGGCCTTAATGGTGAGTTGCATGATGCCGATACAGAGCTAGAGGCTGTTGAGGGTAGCTCAGGGCTGGGGAACGGGACGGTCGATGGCAgtgcagggaggagaggggcggAGGCAGACCTGGAGAACAAAGTGGAGTTTGCGGTGTTGGACGAGCTGGAGGACTTCAGTCAGGACTTCCTGCATACGGAGAATGTGGAGCAGgggggtttcaggtctgaggaaaTGGTTCAACAGGAGAACGCTGACGAGGAGAACCTGAATTACTCATATGAG GAGGACTTCGACAATGATGTAGACGCTCTGCTGGAGGAGGGCATGCCCATGCCCAAAAAGATGCGCCTGGCAGAGGGGGCTGCTGAGTATGCAGGGGACAGTGACCATGCGTCGGACGGGGAGGGAGGCGTTCAGCCCATGATGACCAAAATTAAAACAGTCCTGAAGA gTCGTGGGCGTCCACCCACTGAGCCACTACCTGATGGATGGATCATGACATTCCATAACTCTGGCATTCCAGTCTACCTGCACAGAGAGACCAGAGTGGTGACCTGGTCCAGACCTTACTTCCTGGGGACCGGGAGCATCAGG AAACACGACCCTCCCACCAGTAGCATCCCCTGCCTGCACTATAGGAAGATGAAGGATCATGAGGAAAAGCAACAGAACGGAGAGGTGACGCCCAACGCTGAGGTGTCTCCGGTGAAGCCTGGGGAAGAGGCAGACTCCCTGGAGAGACCAGACGAGCCTGACTCCACGGCCCAGGAGGACCCTACCACTGTGGCCCTGGGTCTGagcctgggggagggagaggcggAGTTGGAGACAGGACTGGTCACAGAGGGGACCATGGAGAGGTGCCCAGTCCCGCACGGCAAGATGCCCCACTCCTGTGAAATGGCCCAGGGGGCACTGGGACAGTTCAGGGCCAAGGTGGAGGTGTGCAAAGATGAATCCATAG AAATTGAGGAGTTCCGCAGCTACCTGGAGAAGTGCTTTGACTTTGAACAAGTGACAGTGAAGAAGTTCCGTACCTGGGCAGAGCGCAGGCAGTTTAACAGGGACATGAAGAGGAAGCAGGCCGAGTCCGAGAGACCCATTCTGCCTGCCAACCAGAAACTTATCACTCTGTCTGTATCAGATACCCCCACCAAGAAAG AGTTTGTCATTAACCCAAATGGGAAATCTGAAGTTTGCATCCTACATGAATATATGCAACGTGTCCTAAAGGTCCGACCTGTTTACAACTTTTTTGAATGTG AGAACCCAAGTGAACCCTTTGGCGCCTCAGTCATTATAGACGGTGTGACATATGGCACAGGAACTGCAAGCAGTAAAAAACTTGCCAAGAATAAAGCTG CTCGCGCCACACTGGAGATCCTCATCCCTGACTTTGTGAAGCAGACGTCTGAGGAGAAGCTGATAGAAGGGGATGAACTGGAG TATTTTAATCATATCAGTATTGAAGATTCAAGGGTGTACGAACTAACCAATAAAGCAGGCTTACTCTCGCCATATCAGATTCTACACGAGTGCCTTAAGAG AAACCATGGAATGGGTGACACCAGCATCAAGTTTGAGGTGATCCCAGGGAAGAACCAGAAGAGTGAATATGTGATGACGTGTGGCAAGCACACTGTGCGTGGATGGT GCAAGAATAAGCGCGTGGGGAAGCAGCTGGCGTCGCAGAAGATCCTACAGATGCTGCACCCCCACGTGAAGAACTGGGGGTCACTGCTCCGCATGTACGGCAAAGAGAGCAGTAAGATGGTGAAGAAG GAAAATTCAGATAAGAGTGTGATTGAACTTCAGCAGTATGCCAAAAAGAACAGGCCAAATCTTCACATCCTGAACAAACTGCAAGAGGAGATGAAGAAACTGGCTAAGGATAGG
- the LOC121585010 gene encoding microprocessor complex subunit DGCR8-like isoform X1 produces the protein MEIDDILPPLPLEPPDDLNSEGLNGKAQPPPPPLQTSSDAEEMDVSSGGDGHTHTPAGDQGLGLLAKGSITLSNNLSDEAESSAPCPRTARHAPPITKFLPELKLLQDIKISVSVVDSSRSKDRKVLYTGIGQGGGVGETSSEGLNGELHDADTELEAVEGSSGLGNGTVDGSAGRRGAEADLENKVEFAVLDELEDFSQDFLHTENVEQGGFRSEEMVQQENADEENLNYSYEEDFDNDVDALLEEGMPMPKKMRLAEGAAEYAGDSDHASDGEGGVQPMMTKIKTVLKSRGRPPTEPLPDGWIMTFHNSGIPVYLHRETRVVTWSRPYFLGTGSIRKHDPPTSSIPCLHYRKMKDHEEKQQNGEVTPNAEVSPVKPGEEADSLERPDEPDSTAQEDPTTVALGLSLGEGEAELETGLVTEGTMERCPVPHGKMPHSCEMAQGALGQFRAKVEVCKDESIEIEEFRSYLEKCFDFEQVTVKKFRTWAERRQFNRDMKRKQAESERPILPANQKLITLSVSDTPTKKEFVINPNGKSEVCILHEYMQRVLKVRPVYNFFECENPSEPFGASVIIDGVTYGTGTASSKKLAKNKAARATLEILIPDFVKQTSEEKLIEGDELEVSACQSLYFNHISIEDSRVYELTNKAGLLSPYQILHECLKRNHGMGDTSIKFEVIPGKNQKSEYVMTCGKHTVRGWCKNKRVGKQLASQKILQMLHPHVKNWGSLLRMYGKESSKMVKKENSDKSVIELQQYAKKNRPNLHILNKLQEEMKKLAKDRAETRKKPKMTIMESAQPGSQPLCTVDV, from the exons ATGGAGATAGATGATATATTACCCCCCTTGCCGTTGGAGCCACCTGATGATTTAAACTCGGAGGGCCTTAATGGTAAAGCGCAGCCTCCACCACCTCCCCTGCAAACGTCCAGTGACGCAGAGGAAATGGACGTTAGCTCTGGTggtgatggacacacacacaccccagcagGGGACCAGGGCCTGGGGCTCCTCGCCAAGGGCTCCATAACCTTAAGTAATAACCTGTCAGATGAGGCCGAATCCAGCGCACCGTGCCCTAGAACAGCCCGCCACGCGCCCCCCATCACCAAGTTCCTGCCAGAgctcaagttactacaagacatTAAGATCAGTGTCAGCGTCGTAGATAGCAGCAGGAGCAAAGATAGGAAGGTGCTGTACACAGGGATAGGTCAGGGTGGTGGTGTAGGGGAGACCAGCTCAGAGGGCCTTAATGGTGAGTTGCATGATGCCGATACAGAGCTAGAGGCTGTTGAGGGTAGCTCAGGGCTGGGGAACGGGACGGTCGATGGCAgtgcagggaggagaggggcggAGGCAGACCTGGAGAACAAAGTGGAGTTTGCGGTGTTGGACGAGCTGGAGGACTTCAGTCAGGACTTCCTGCATACGGAGAATGTGGAGCAGgggggtttcaggtctgaggaaaTGGTTCAACAGGAGAACGCTGACGAGGAGAACCTGAATTACTCATATGAG GAGGACTTCGACAATGATGTAGACGCTCTGCTGGAGGAGGGCATGCCCATGCCCAAAAAGATGCGCCTGGCAGAGGGGGCTGCTGAGTATGCAGGGGACAGTGACCATGCGTCGGACGGGGAGGGAGGCGTTCAGCCCATGATGACCAAAATTAAAACAGTCCTGAAGA gTCGTGGGCGTCCACCCACTGAGCCACTACCTGATGGATGGATCATGACATTCCATAACTCTGGCATTCCAGTCTACCTGCACAGAGAGACCAGAGTGGTGACCTGGTCCAGACCTTACTTCCTGGGGACCGGGAGCATCAGG AAACACGACCCTCCCACCAGTAGCATCCCCTGCCTGCACTATAGGAAGATGAAGGATCATGAGGAAAAGCAACAGAACGGAGAGGTGACGCCCAACGCTGAGGTGTCTCCGGTGAAGCCTGGGGAAGAGGCAGACTCCCTGGAGAGACCAGACGAGCCTGACTCCACGGCCCAGGAGGACCCTACCACTGTGGCCCTGGGTCTGagcctgggggagggagaggcggAGTTGGAGACAGGACTGGTCACAGAGGGGACCATGGAGAGGTGCCCAGTCCCGCACGGCAAGATGCCCCACTCCTGTGAAATGGCCCAGGGGGCACTGGGACAGTTCAGGGCCAAGGTGGAGGTGTGCAAAGATGAATCCATAG AAATTGAGGAGTTCCGCAGCTACCTGGAGAAGTGCTTTGACTTTGAACAAGTGACAGTGAAGAAGTTCCGTACCTGGGCAGAGCGCAGGCAGTTTAACAGGGACATGAAGAGGAAGCAGGCCGAGTCCGAGAGACCCATTCTGCCTGCCAACCAGAAACTTATCACTCTGTCTGTATCAGATACCCCCACCAAGAAAG AGTTTGTCATTAACCCAAATGGGAAATCTGAAGTTTGCATCCTACATGAATATATGCAACGTGTCCTAAAGGTCCGACCTGTTTACAACTTTTTTGAATGTG AGAACCCAAGTGAACCCTTTGGCGCCTCAGTCATTATAGACGGTGTGACATATGGCACAGGAACTGCAAGCAGTAAAAAACTTGCCAAGAATAAAGCTG CTCGCGCCACACTGGAGATCCTCATCCCTGACTTTGTGAAGCAGACGTCTGAGGAGAAGCTGATAGAAGGGGATGAACTGGAGGTATCAGCCTGCCAATCATTG TATTTTAATCATATCAGTATTGAAGATTCAAGGGTGTACGAACTAACCAATAAAGCAGGCTTACTCTCGCCATATCAGATTCTACACGAGTGCCTTAAGAG AAACCATGGAATGGGTGACACCAGCATCAAGTTTGAGGTGATCCCAGGGAAGAACCAGAAGAGTGAATATGTGATGACGTGTGGCAAGCACACTGTGCGTGGATGGT GCAAGAATAAGCGCGTGGGGAAGCAGCTGGCGTCGCAGAAGATCCTACAGATGCTGCACCCCCACGTGAAGAACTGGGGGTCACTGCTCCGCATGTACGGCAAAGAGAGCAGTAAGATGGTGAAGAAG GAAAATTCAGATAAGAGTGTGATTGAACTTCAGCAGTATGCCAAAAAGAACAGGCCAAATCTTCACATCCTGAACAAACTGCAAGAGGAGATGAAGAAACTGGCTAAGGATAGG